A genomic window from Cloacibacillus evryensis DSM 19522 includes:
- a CDS encoding ABC transporter permease encodes MINYTIRRLLSSLPTLIIVAVLVFVLIRMVPGNPALVMLGEEATPDEITRMEAKLGIDQPLPVQFVRWTSKVLRGDLGDSIYYRKPVTQVISAHLEPTVLLVLYAMTICLLIGVPLGITAATHRNGPIDRFCMILSMTGISMPGFWLALNLIIIFAVKLEWLPSVGYSMIREGGLLESLKYLTLPAAAMGLQRSASIARVTRSSMLDVLNNDYIRTAKAKGLSEYRVIAYHALKNAANQIVTQAGISFAILMGGSVVIESVFNIPGIGRLAFDSIARRDYPTIQGHILFVAFVYVFVNLIVDLLYKFFDPRVEYK; translated from the coding sequence ATGATTAATTATACGATCCGCCGGCTGCTCTCGTCGCTGCCTACGCTTATCATAGTCGCCGTTCTGGTGTTCGTCCTCATAAGAATGGTCCCCGGCAACCCGGCGCTGGTGATGCTCGGCGAAGAGGCGACGCCGGACGAGATAACCCGTATGGAGGCAAAATTGGGAATAGACCAGCCCTTGCCTGTACAGTTTGTCCGCTGGACCTCCAAGGTGCTGCGGGGAGACCTCGGAGATTCCATCTATTACCGCAAGCCTGTGACGCAGGTGATTTCCGCCCATCTTGAGCCGACGGTCCTCCTTGTGCTCTACGCGATGACGATCTGCCTGCTTATCGGCGTGCCGCTCGGCATTACGGCGGCCACACACAGAAACGGCCCTATCGACAGGTTCTGCATGATCCTCTCGATGACGGGGATATCGATGCCGGGTTTCTGGCTCGCGCTGAACCTCATCATAATCTTTGCCGTGAAGCTGGAATGGCTTCCCTCCGTCGGCTACTCGATGATACGCGAAGGCGGGCTGCTGGAGAGCCTGAAGTATTTGACGCTGCCGGCGGCGGCGATGGGACTCCAGCGTTCGGCCAGCATCGCGAGGGTGACGCGCTCCAGTATGCTCGACGTGCTGAATAACGACTATATCCGTACCGCGAAGGCGAAGGGGCTTTCGGAGTACCGTGTCATCGCCTATCACGCGCTGAAGAACGCGGCGAACCAGATAGTGACGCAGGCGGGCATTTCATTCGCCATCCTCATGGGCGGTTCCGTGGTCATCGAGTCGGTCTTCAACATCCCCGGCATCGGACGCCTCGCCTTTGATTCGATCGCGCGCCGCGACTATCCGACTATCCAGGGGCACATCCTCTTCGTCGCGTTCGTATATGTTTTTGTCAACCTTATCGTGGACCTGCTCTACAAGTTCTTTGATCCGCGTGTGGAATATAAGTAG